ATTTTGGGAGAGGTGAAGAGCATCTTGTGACGAATAATCCGTCTTCGCAATTCCGTCGTATCGACGTTTGATTCAAAAAGCCCCAGCGCCGCAGCAACCTTACGTTTCGATTCCGGGGATATACTGTTGTCGATACCCTGTATTTTGGTGGCTGTGGTAAAGGTATCCTCCTCCACCTTGATTATCGGGACCAGATCCTGGATTCCGTGAAGAAGGTTGCGCAGCAGTTCATCCGGTTCCAGATACCCGGTGAGGACAAATCCGCCGATATTCGGCATATTGCTGGAGCGATAGGCGGCCAGGGTCCCCAGAATGATATCCAGACGATCAATGGGCGTTATCACCAGATTGTCATCGCTCAGTCTGGGCAGATAATTTCTCAGATTCATGGCCGCAACCACAAACCGGGAAATCGGCCGGTTGAGCTGTTTTGTGCCATAGATGACTTTGGCGTCCAGGGCCTTGACGATTTCCGCCATGGTCAACCTGTCGAGTGTCTGCTCATAGGGAATGGAATAGATCAGATCCACTTTGTCCCGCAGATTTTCCCGAAGCGCCTGCAGAACCTGAGCTTGCAGCTCCTCAGGTGTCTTATTGACAATGACCGAAAAAACATTGCTGCCTCTCTCCCCAAAGGACTCCACGGCGAAGCGACAGCTTCTCACCACACTGTCCACGGAACCATTATGGCCATTGGATATTACCAGGACGGGGCAGGAAAGATTATTGGCAATCTCGACATTGAGTTCAAATTCCAGAGCAGACGAGTCACTCTCAAGATCCGTTCCCAGGCAGAGCACAAAATCATGCTCGTTTTCCAGTTCCTTATACCGGTCGAGTACCCCCTCAAGCAACTTGTCGTGTTTTCCCTCAGAGACCAAAAGCTTAGCCTCATCCACCGTATAGGCGTACATCGATCTATAGGGTGTTTCGAGATTGTAATGAATCGAGATGAGATCGATGATTTTATCTTTTCCGTCGACCGTATTTTCATCACTGATCAGCGGACGGAAGAATGCAACCTTGTCCAGATTACGTACCAGAAATTCCATGACCCCCAATGCAATCAAGGATTTTCCGCTTTTGTGTCCCAGGGCGGTTATATAGAGATTCTTAGACATACGAAAAGCGCCTCGTTGCTGATTATTGATGGACTTGTCCATCCTGGTGAGACGGACTCAGACATATCCTGCGGGACAAACTCAGGGCCACCGGTAAAATTCAGTTCTCTCCCGCCAAAGCCTCTTTTATGAGGTCCAGGATATGAACGGCCTTCACTTTAAGACCGGCATGATTGATGCTGTCCTGGAGTTGCATGATACACCCCGGGCAGGCTGTGGCTATCATTTCCGCACCGCTGTCCTTTAATCCCGGGATCTTTTTGGCGCCGATGGCCTTGCTGCTCTCATAGTGGTGAACGGAAAAGGTACCACCCAGACCGCAGCAGAGCGCACTGTTTTCCATCTCAACAAAATCGACATTAGGCAAGGCCCGGAGCAAGCTCCTTGGCTCCGCAGTAATGCCCTGATTCTTCAGGTGACAGGGATCATGATAGGTCACCCTGCGACGTTTCTCCCACCGTTTTCTCCCGGCAAGTTCTTCAATCATGCCGGTTTCTTTGAGAAAGACGGTAAAGTCAACTACCTTATCGGTAAACCCCTGATCATTGCCCTCCATGGTGGCATAATATTCGCCGATGCCGCCGTAGCAAGAGGCACAGGCGGTGATGATACTCACCTCGTCATATTTACCGAAAGCCGCTGTATTGGCGGCGGCTAGCTCTTCAACTACCGTGCCGGCACCAGAGGATAGAGCAGGTATGCCGCAGCACTGCTGGGATCTTGGGGTATGAATGGAATATCCAATTTCTTTAAGGATGGTGATCATGGAGACCCCTATATCGGGATAGATATAGGTGATGGAGCAGCCTGCAAAAAACCCGATAACCGGCTTGTCGTCATCGCCCCGGATAAACTCGGGGACTCTGTCGAAAAGATTGCGAACGGGAAGATGCGGCAGGGTGCGCTCCTTCATTAAAGGAAAGGGAAAGCGAAGCCGCAGACCACTTGAGCCCGGAACTTTTTTCAGCATCAAGGGGGACAGCAGGGCGCCGCCCCGGGCAAGGGCCTTCATCAGGGCTTTCGAGCTGATCACGGTCGAGACCGATTTCCCGAGACGCGAAAGCCCCTTATTATCGGTTATCTCCCGGCGCATAGCTCCGACAATCTCAGCCGTCGGTACCTTGTTCGGGCATTTCGCCGTACAGGAACCACACATCAGACACATGCTGATATCCTCTTGAAGTCGCTCTTCCAGAGTTATTTTGCCATCCAGAAGAGATGCTGCCAGGGCTATCTTGCCCCGGGCCACATCGCCTTCCTTGCGGTTCTCTCTATATGCAGGACAATGGGCCTGGCAGACGCCGCACTTGACACACTGGTTAATCTGTTCCTCAAGGTCCTGAAGTTTCTTATTTGTGCTCATCCTGCCTTTCCTGGATCGGTAATAACTCCGGTTCGATGAAGATTTTCCCGGGATTCAAAATATTGTTTGGATCAAAGGCATGTTTCACTGCACGCATATAGGCAATGGTTGACGGGTCAAGCTCCATGCCGAGATAGCGGGCCTTTGATGTTCCTATTCCATGTTCCCCACTGAGCGAGCCTTTCAAGGCAACTGCCGCAGCAAAAATATGCTCCATCACCTCGTGAACTTTCTCTTCCATGCCCGTTTCACGTAAATCCACCATTACATTCACATGAATATTGCCGTCTCCTGCATGCCCGAAATTTACAATGGGGACAGCATAATCCTGTGAAATCTTCTCCAGCGCACGTATCATCTCGGGAACCTTGGAACGCGGCACCACAATATCCTCATTAAATTTATCCGGATTGATCTTGCGCAAACTGGGACTGACATTGCGGCGAACCTGCCATATCTCCTCCGCCTCTTCCCTGGTGGCAGCCACTCTGACATCAACAACACCGAGAGGACGTACTACCTCGAGGATCTTTGCGGCCTGCTTCTCAATCAGGTCGGGATCTCCGTCAACCTCGATAATCAACAGAGCGCTGCATTGCAGCGGCAACGGTATGGGGGAAATATCGCGGATGCAGCTGACGGTGGCGCCATCAAGAAACTCCAGGGTCGTGGGCACAATTTTTGCGCGTATTATTGCCGAAACCGCCTGTGCCGCTCCCTCAATGGTCTCGAACTGAACCAGCATGGTTTTATCGGCTTCAGGTTTCGGCAAAAGCTTCAGGGTTATTTCAGTGACGATACCCAGGGTGCCTTCGGAGCCGACCATGAGTTTGGTAAGATCATACCCCACTACATTTTTGAGGGTTTGCCCGCCGGTACGAATAACGTCGCCCTGCGCGGTGACGACCTCCAGACCTAAGACAAAATCCTTGGTCACCCCGTACTTAACGCATCTGGGTCCGCCTGCACACTCGGCGATATTACCCCCCAGAGTAGAAAACTCTTTGGAAGCCGGATCGGGAGGATAGAACAGCCCCTGCTTTTCCACCGCTCTCTGCAGATCGGCGGTGACCACGCCGGGCTCCACCACGGCAATCAGGTTGTCACTGTCAATCAGGCGGATTGTATTCATTCTGGTGAGTACCAGAACAATACCGCCGCGAATGGGAAGGCTGCCCCCGGTAAATCCCGAGCCCGCCCCCCGGGGCAGGATAGGCAATCTGTGGGTATTGGCCAGTAGGGCGATTTTCCTGACCTGTTCGGTGTTTTCTGCATAGACGACCACGTCCGGCAGAAACTCTTCCATGGTGGCATCGTAGGAATGGGTTATCCTGTCGCTTTCCGCCTTGGATACATTCGAGCTGCCGACGATATTTTTCAGCTCTGCGACTATTGCCTCGGTAATCATTCTTTGCAATGCCCTTTTTAATTGATGGCCCGTAAAAAGTTTTATAACAAAATTAACACATACCCAGCCCGAATATTCCAAACAAGGTGAAACAGAACAAACAAATATATATCTGATTCCGGTTTTTGCAACTGGTCCCGCCCCGGCCTGTCATTATACCGTATGCTGTATATCTTTTTTTCAGAACATACCATTTGACCATTCCCGCAATCTCCGGTACACTGATTTCGTGAGGTGTCGCCTCAACTCCGATATCAAAATAATCGGAGCGCGACCTAAAAGGGAATTCCGTGCAAATCGGAAACGGGCCCGCCGCTGTGACCGGGGACAGACCCTGCATATGCCACTGACATTAAGGTTGGGAAGGCGCAGGCAAAGGATGATCCGGAAGTCAGAAGACCTGCCGCACACTTACTGAACGGCCTCCGAGGATATGGGGCCGCACTGTTGCATCTGTGGAGAAAAAGGGACCCCGGATCAATGTACATTGGTTCGGGTTTTGTGCACTCCCGGACCTTCACTTTAAGCAACTGGAGGATGTGTATGCCGAAGAATGAAATCGCCTTTACCAAACAGGCACTTCTGGCCACCAGGGACTGGGATACTTTCCAGGCCCTTTTACGAAAATGCCTTACGAACCGCAAGACTCCCATAACTAGTTCCCATCCAGAAACGCCCCCCTAACTCTTCGTTGCACTAGCGGATTTAATCCTCGCAGGTAAGCGAAGACTCCGATATTAAGTATATGCTTCCGGTTAAATTTGCCAGTGCGCCTCGATTTAGTACAGAATACCTCGTTTCTGGGTGGACACTGAATAAAAAAACACTAAGCACAGGTATGCTCCCGGTCACAGCTCGACCGGGAGCGTCTTATCCTGACGGATTTCCCGGTCGTGGATGCCGATGAGGTACAGCAGACCGTCCAACCCTACACTGGAAATCGTACTGCCGGCCTTTTCCCTGACCATCGGTTTGGCATGAAAGGCCACTCCCAGGCCAGCCAGACTGATCATCGGCAGATCATTTGCACCATCTCCCACCGCTATGGTCTGCTCAAGGTTGATGTTTTCTTTTTCAGCTATCATTTTGAGGAGATCAGCCTTTTTCTCGCCATCAATAATTTCTCCGACTACCTCTCCGGTGACCCTGCCGTCGACAATATCAAGAGTGTTGGCATAAACATAATCAAAGCCCAGCTTTTTCTTGAGGTATTCTCCCACGAAAGTAAATCCGCCGGATAAAATACCCAGCTTGTACCCAAGGCCCTTGAGAGTTTGAGTTACTATTGCAGCACCTTCAGCCAGGGGCAACGATTCGGTTATGGAGGCAAGCTTCCCCTGCTCCAGTCCCTTGAGAAGAGCTACTCTTTGCCTGAAGCTCTCTTTGAAGTCGATTTCGCCGCGCATAGCCGAAGCGGTAATAGCCGAGACTTCCCTGCCTTTTCCGGCAAGAGCGGCCAGCTCATCTATGACTTCCACGGTGATCAGGGTAGAATCCATATCGAAAACCACCAACTTTCTGTTGCGTGTGTAGATATTGTCAACGTGAAAAGAAATATCAATGCCTGTTTCCTGGGATATTTCCATAAATCTGCGCCGCATATCCTGGACATCTTTAGGGGTGCCGCTGGCACTCAGCTGAATGCTCGCCCGGGGGTTTTCCTGGGGACAGGCCAGAGAAATCCGACCGGTCAGGCGGTAAATGGAATCAATATTAAGATCATTTTCATGGATCACGGAGGTCACTCCGGCAATCTGCTGAGCCGTCAGTTTCTTTCCGAGCAAGGTTATCTTGCGCCTCTCCTGCCCCTGTGCCCTGACCCAGGATTCATAGCGATCATGGTCGACGGACTGAATATCAACTGATAGTCCGAGATTATGCCCCTCATAGAGCATATCCTTATAGAGTGCGGGAAAATCATGTGATTCAGGAATTTCAACAAGAACTCCCAGTGAGATATGTTCATGGATCACCGACTGGCCGATGTCCAGCACATTCACATCATATTGCGCCAGAATCGAAGTGAATTTAGAATTGAGACCCTTCCGGTCTTTTCCGGTAATATTTATCAGTATTATTTCGCTCATATAACACTATCCTCAAACAGCTCTCTGCCGTTGGCAATTGTGGATAAAAAGTCGCCATCTCAATCTCAGACGGCTATCGAAAGTTCAATGCACAAAAATACACAGGGAGATCAGATTATTTCGGTACCGGCAAATGTTTATGGTTCTGTCGATGATCATTGCCAAGGAGCAATATTTGCTTACTTTTCTCTTTTTCGCAACATCCATCTGAGTCATCCCGGGAAGACGTGTAAAGCTGTCTGGCTTTTTCTCAACCTGGATCCATGCACGGCCCTGTTGGATACAGGGAAGGAGCGTATACGCAATTGCGATGCCGGCTTATACACCTACATCCTTTTTTAACTCTGTCTTTGGCTTACAGCTGACTCGAGCAGACTGAACATTTTTTTGCTCCCGCAAATATAACAGACTACTGAGTGCCACAATGTAACACCCTGCAAACGCTGAGTTTTTCCGACATTCCGACTTTTGGATCAATTTTCATTATCTATTTATTCAATATTTATGGTGTTTTCTTTTCGTATTTTCACTGTAGAAAGATGTTATCACTTCAGGAATTTCAGGGAAGTTGCAGAGTTTTAGCTCTTTTTCCAGCCCTGTTTAACCAAAAGTGATTATACTACAACGTAGAGCTTCCATAGGGAACTGTTCAAGCTCCACATCTCTGTCATATCAACAGGGCAATGGGGCGATGGAGGCGAATAGAACATTCCAGGATGGGAATAAGCGATATTCCCTTACCTGAGTACATTAATTAAGGAGCGGATTGTGAAGCGCAATTTTAATGATGACATTTCGACACCGGACAAATTTGTCGTGACCCTCGAACTGGTGCCAGGTCGGGAGATAACCGGCAGCAAAATCGACAAAATCAAAAATATCGCCAGAGATGCCTGCTCCGATGATCGCATCACGGCTGTATCGATAACCGATAATCCCGGTGGCAATCCGGCCCTCAGTCCCGACGCGCTGGGCCACGAAATGCAGAGTTACGGCATGGACGTAATCGTCCACTTCACCTGCAGGGACAGCAACAGAGTGGGCATGGAAAGCCGGGCATTGCAGCTTGCTCACATGGGTATGAAAAATATCCTGGCGCTGACCGGAGATTATTCCGGCAAGGGCTTCGGAGGCAGGGGCACTCCGGTTTTTGATTTTGATTCCGTCATCCTGACTTCCATGCTGAACGATCTCAACAACAGATTGATCAAGACAGGTCATTCGGAAATCTTCAAAACCGGCTGCGCCGTCTCTCCTTTCAAATTCACCGAAGGCGAGACCATGGTGCAGTACAGCAAACTCAAGAGAAAGATTGAAGCCGGGGCAACCTACGCCATTACTCAACTCGGCTATGATATCGATAAATACGAGGAGCTCCTGCTGTACAAGCGGGAGCACAATTTAGATATTCCCGTCCTCGCCTCCCTCTATCTGCTCGGCAAAGGACCCGCCCGCCCAATGAATGCCGGCAAGGTTCCCGGCGTTCATGTTTCCGACCGGTTGCTGCACAAGGTATTACAGGAGTACGAAAGCGGTGAAGGCAAAAAACAGGCAATGGAAAGGATCGCCAGATTAGGCGTGGTACTCAAGGGAATCGGCTACAACGGCATCCATATCGGCGGTATTCATGACAGCTATGAAACCGTGGCGCAGGTTCTCGACCGCATGGACGAGATTGAACATAACTGGCAGGACTACAGAGAAGAATTCCAGGAGAATGATCCCAACTGCTTCTATCTTTACAAACAACAGGGTCAGCCTGAAACGGTCAGGCCATACAAGGAGAAGATCAAGCTCAACGTCGGAGACAACTGCCATTATCTGTTCCTGCGTACTGCCCATGATTGGTTTTTCGATAAAAATGCTACCCTTGCTCCGGTCTATAAAAAGATTTCCAACTCTCTGGATAAATCCAAGACATCCTGGGCCTTGAAGCTTTTCCTGGAAGATCCCTTCAAAAAGCTGATGCTCTCCTGCCAAAGCTGCGGAGACTGCGGTATTCAGCATGTCGGCTTTCTCTGTCCGGAGTCGGGATGTCCTAAGCATACCAGAAACGGACCCTGCGGTGGAAGCAATCGCGGCTACTGCGAAGTCAATGAAGACAAATTATGCGTCTGGGTAAGAGCTTTTTATCGTATGAAGAGATACGGCGAAACCGACGAGCTCACCGGAGAATTCGTACCACCTCGTCTCTGGGAGCTCAAAGACACCTCGTCCTGGATCAATTTTCACCTCGACCGCGATCATCAGTCCAACAAGGCCGCCTGACCCTGTCTTCTTCGACAACACCTGCTCCCCTGGTTGCTCTGCCATATTTCCAACCAACCGGGGGAGATACTTTTCCTCGGCCAATCTGCTCACACCTACTACTCCAAGCATCAAGTATCAAGAATCACAAAAAAAAAGCCCCGCCTGAAAAGGCGGGGCTTTCTATCAGAATAGATTCAGATATCAGCTTTTAACGACATTCTCCGCTGCCGGGCCTTTGGCGCCTTCGACAACATTGAAAGTTACTCGTTCACCCTCCTCAAGAGTCTTGAACCCCTGAGCCTGGATAGCTGTATGATGTACAAAAACATCACTTCCGCCGTCCTGTTCGATGAAACCAAAACCTTTAGCATCGTTAAACCACTTTACTGTACCTTCAACCATAATGTTACTCCTTGTTCTTGTGCGTTTTTGTTCGCACGGTAGTGTTGGCCCTGAAATAGAACCTTTTGTAATTCGCTGATTATTAATCTAACCCAGCTGAGCCGTATTAATAAGTCAGCCATTCATATAAATGCAGGAAGCCTTATTTGCATCGTGCATTTAATCCAAAAACAGGGGCAGACGCCGAGGATCTGCTGGTACGTTTTCCTCTGCCTGACCTGTTGTTATTTGTTTTTGCCGAAGACGGCTCCCGCCTCTTTTGTACATAGGCAGGCCTTTCGATATCCTGGTGCAATTCAGAGTGCGGCAGTAAAACCGACTGCTTTTGCAGCTTTTTATTCATGGATTTTTCGATCATGCTGATGATCTTGCCATCCTCTGCAGTGGCAAAAAGAAAAGCCTCACCACTCAGAGTGGCTCTGCCGGTCCGGCCGGTTCGATGAATATATGCTTCCGCCGTATCCGGAGCATCGAAATTGATGACATGAGAGATACCGGCTACATCGATGCCACGAGCGGCTATATCGGTTGCTACCAGTATATTGAAGGTGCCGTCCTTAAAACCGGCAAGCGCCTCCTGTCTCCTGTTCTGCGAAAGATTACCCTGCAGCGAAGTGGCCTTAAACCCTGATTTTGCCAGTTTTGCGGCCAGATTTTTTGCTTTGTATTTCGTCCTGGTGAACACCAGCGCAGTACCGATACCACTCTCATTCTGCTTGAGCAAATGGAGAAGCAGTGCGGTTTTCTGGTTTTGCTGAACACTGTACAATGTATGGGCAACTGTATCCGCAGGTTGTATTCTGCTGATCTGCACGGCCACAGGCTTATGTAAAATCTCCTCCGCCAGCTTGCGGATCTCCCCGGGCATCGTTGCGGAAAAAACCAGAGTCTGTCGCTTGCGCGGCAAAAATCCGAGTATTCTTCTGATGTCGGGCAGGAAGCCCTGGTCGAACATATGATCGGCCTCATCAAGAATAAGGTGTTCAACACGATCCAGATTCATAGCGGAGTCCCGCAGAATATCCAGCAGACGCCCCGGACAGGCCACCACGATATCGACACCCTCTCTCAGTTTCCTGATCTGAGCCGGCTTGCTGACACCGCCGTATATAGCCATACTGCGCAGATGCGTGTTTTCAATCACTTCCTCTGCATAATCATGTATCTGTTCCGCCAGTTCTCTGGTTGGAGCGATAATCAAGGTACGTATATGTTTCTCTTTTTTTGCCAGCAGATGCTGCACCATCGGCAGAATAAATGCGGCGGTCTTGCCGGTACCTGTTTGTGCCAGTCCCAAAAGATCATGTCCTTCGAGAATTGGTCCCATTGCCTGTGCCTGAATAGGCGTCGGCTCAAGATAGCCGCTCTTTTTTACTGCACCCAGAATATGCGGGCCAAATTGAAAATCGTTAAAACTCATTAAAACTCCTGGAGATCATGACGGTTGAGATTGACGCGGCCCTGACTATTATCTGTTGCTCACAAAGGGCAGTGGAAAAAACTGTCTGATCTCGTAAAATTCACATAACTGTCGTTATTTGACAGGAATCATATATCCCTCAAGCCCATCGACTGCAGGGCAGTACGGTGTCTTGGTGACGGGATTGTATATAATTCAGTATTTGAGGAAAACCGAAGGCTGCAACAGGTCCTCGTCTTCCCCGGGTGTTCGTCGCACGACGGACACATAAAAAATAATTCAAAGCAAAAAAACTTCTAAGCCTGATATGGTTCCTGTATTGATGGGAAGTTTTAACAAGATTCAACAATTAAAGGTCTCACAGGTGTCATCATGAAATAATAGCGAGAGGTTTCCGGGGAAATCAAAGTGTCGAATAAGTCAGAAGATGTGGTGAAAAAAGACACGATACCAATAAAAAGTTTCAATACAGTTCTTATACAGCAAGCAACAACTTTTTAGGTATCGGTTCTAATGAATGATCACAGAGGATATCATGAAAAGATGCTTCAATTAATACAACAAAAGCTATTATAAGCGATCTGCCATCGTATTGCAAGGTGTTATTTGCGTATTCTACAATTATTTATCGCAACGGCCGGGAAATGGATATGGCCGCTGCGGATTTCCCCCGATCCCTTCTCTATGTGCCTGGGATCAGGGGGGAAAATTTCAGGTAGGCTCTTTCTCGACATTCACCGCACAGACCTTTGCCTCCATTATCTTGGAAATCGGATCGAGGGCATCACTTGTCAAAATATTTGCCGCCGCTTCCTTGTAGTGAAACGGAATAAAGACAACCTTTGGCGGAACAATATCGGATACCCTGGCCTTCAGCGATATTGATCCCCGGCGCGACGAGACGGTAAGCCTTTCTTTATCCTCGACGCCAAGCCGATGGGCATCCTCGGGATTGAGTTCGACGAAGGGTTCGGGCGCTACGGCATCAAGCCCGACGGAGCGTCTGGTCATGGTGCCCGTGTGATAATGGAAAAGCTGTCTTCCGGTGGTGAGAATGTAAGGGTACT
This region of Desulfopila inferna genomic DNA includes:
- the pta gene encoding phosphate acetyltransferase; protein product: MSKNLYITALGHKSGKSLIALGVMEFLVRNLDKVAFFRPLISDENTVDGKDKIIDLISIHYNLETPYRSMYAYTVDEAKLLVSEGKHDKLLEGVLDRYKELENEHDFVLCLGTDLESDSSALEFELNVEIANNLSCPVLVISNGHNGSVDSVVRSCRFAVESFGERGSNVFSVIVNKTPEELQAQVLQALRENLRDKVDLIYSIPYEQTLDRLTMAEIVKALDAKVIYGTKQLNRPISRFVVAAMNLRNYLPRLSDDNLVITPIDRLDIILGTLAAYRSSNMPNIGGFVLTGYLEPDELLRNLLHGIQDLVPIIKVEEDTFTTATKIQGIDNSISPESKRKVAAALGLFESNVDTTELRRRIIRHKMLFTSPKMFEFGLIKRARMHKQVIVLPEGEEDRILQAAEIVIHRDAAEIILLGREEMIKKKIGALGLALDNVRIIEPEHSERFDDYAETYFQLRKHKGITPDNARDVMSGVNYFGTMMVYKGHADGMVSGAIHSTLNTVRPSLEFVKTKPDSTIMSSVIFMCLGDRVLVYGDCAVNPRPSAEQLAEIAIESARTAELFGIQPLVAMLSYSSGESGIGEEVEKVKRATIIAQQKAPNLLLEGPIQYDAAVDAAVAKTKMPESRVAGKATVFIFPDLNTGNNTYKAVQRSAGAVAIGPIMQGLNKPVNDLSRGCQITDIVNTIAITAIQAQAEKGLT
- a CDS encoding (Fe-S)-binding protein, whose protein sequence is MSTNKKLQDLEEQINQCVKCGVCQAHCPAYRENRKEGDVARGKIALAASLLDGKITLEERLQEDISMCLMCGSCTAKCPNKVPTAEIVGAMRREITDNKGLSRLGKSVSTVISSKALMKALARGGALLSPLMLKKVPGSSGLRLRFPFPLMKERTLPHLPVRNLFDRVPEFIRGDDDKPVIGFFAGCSITYIYPDIGVSMITILKEIGYSIHTPRSQQCCGIPALSSGAGTVVEELAAANTAAFGKYDEVSIITACASCYGGIGEYYATMEGNDQGFTDKVVDFTVFLKETGMIEELAGRKRWEKRRRVTYHDPCHLKNQGITAEPRSLLRALPNVDFVEMENSALCCGLGGTFSVHHYESSKAIGAKKIPGLKDSGAEMIATACPGCIMQLQDSINHAGLKVKAVHILDLIKEALAGEN
- a CDS encoding FAD-binding oxidoreductase, whose product is MITEAIVAELKNIVGSSNVSKAESDRITHSYDATMEEFLPDVVVYAENTEQVRKIALLANTHRLPILPRGAGSGFTGGSLPIRGGIVLVLTRMNTIRLIDSDNLIAVVEPGVVTADLQRAVEKQGLFYPPDPASKEFSTLGGNIAECAGGPRCVKYGVTKDFVLGLEVVTAQGDVIRTGGQTLKNVVGYDLTKLMVGSEGTLGIVTEITLKLLPKPEADKTMLVQFETIEGAAQAVSAIIRAKIVPTTLEFLDGATVSCIRDISPIPLPLQCSALLIIEVDGDPDLIEKQAAKILEVVRPLGVVDVRVAATREEAEEIWQVRRNVSPSLRKINPDKFNEDIVVPRSKVPEMIRALEKISQDYAVPIVNFGHAGDGNIHVNVMVDLRETGMEEKVHEVMEHIFAAAVALKGSLSGEHGIGTSKARYLGMELDPSTIAYMRAVKHAFDPNNILNPGKIFIEPELLPIQERQDEHK
- the serB gene encoding phosphoserine phosphatase SerB, which produces MSEIILINITGKDRKGLNSKFTSILAQYDVNVLDIGQSVIHEHISLGVLVEIPESHDFPALYKDMLYEGHNLGLSVDIQSVDHDRYESWVRAQGQERRKITLLGKKLTAQQIAGVTSVIHENDLNIDSIYRLTGRISLACPQENPRASIQLSASGTPKDVQDMRRRFMEISQETGIDISFHVDNIYTRNRKLVVFDMDSTLITVEVIDELAALAGKGREVSAITASAMRGEIDFKESFRQRVALLKGLEQGKLASITESLPLAEGAAIVTQTLKGLGYKLGILSGGFTFVGEYLKKKLGFDYVYANTLDIVDGRVTGEVVGEIIDGEKKADLLKMIAEKENINLEQTIAVGDGANDLPMISLAGLGVAFHAKPMVREKAGSTISSVGLDGLLYLIGIHDREIRQDKTLPVEL
- a CDS encoding methylenetetrahydrofolate reductase C-terminal domain-containing protein; the encoded protein is MKRNFNDDISTPDKFVVTLELVPGREITGSKIDKIKNIARDACSDDRITAVSITDNPGGNPALSPDALGHEMQSYGMDVIVHFTCRDSNRVGMESRALQLAHMGMKNILALTGDYSGKGFGGRGTPVFDFDSVILTSMLNDLNNRLIKTGHSEIFKTGCAVSPFKFTEGETMVQYSKLKRKIEAGATYAITQLGYDIDKYEELLLYKREHNLDIPVLASLYLLGKGPARPMNAGKVPGVHVSDRLLHKVLQEYESGEGKKQAMERIARLGVVLKGIGYNGIHIGGIHDSYETVAQVLDRMDEIEHNWQDYREEFQENDPNCFYLYKQQGQPETVRPYKEKIKLNVGDNCHYLFLRTAHDWFFDKNATLAPVYKKISNSLDKSKTSWALKLFLEDPFKKLMLSCQSCGDCGIQHVGFLCPESGCPKHTRNGPCGGSNRGYCEVNEDKLCVWVRAFYRMKRYGETDELTGEFVPPRLWELKDTSSWINFHLDRDHQSNKAA
- a CDS encoding cold-shock protein; this encodes MVEGTVKWFNDAKGFGFIEQDGGSDVFVHHTAIQAQGFKTLEEGERVTFNVVEGAKGPAAENVVKS
- a CDS encoding DEAD/DEAH box helicase; its protein translation is MSFNDFQFGPHILGAVKKSGYLEPTPIQAQAMGPILEGHDLLGLAQTGTGKTAAFILPMVQHLLAKKEKHIRTLIIAPTRELAEQIHDYAEEVIENTHLRSMAIYGGVSKPAQIRKLREGVDIVVACPGRLLDILRDSAMNLDRVEHLILDEADHMFDQGFLPDIRRILGFLPRKRQTLVFSATMPGEIRKLAEEILHKPVAVQISRIQPADTVAHTLYSVQQNQKTALLLHLLKQNESGIGTALVFTRTKYKAKNLAAKLAKSGFKATSLQGNLSQNRRQEALAGFKDGTFNILVATDIAARGIDVAGISHVINFDAPDTAEAYIHRTGRTGRATLSGEAFLFATAEDGKIISMIEKSMNKKLQKQSVLLPHSELHQDIERPAYVQKRREPSSAKTNNNRSGRGKRTSRSSASAPVFGLNARCK